ACCAAGTCAGAAAGTcaccagaaagaaagggagcccacaaaaaggcaagggaagaccTTGGAAACAGATTTGTCTTCCGCACACTTGAGCTTCCAACAGCCTTGTACAGAACAATACACCTTTGACCTAAAGCCCAATTCCACAACTATTTGAGAAGGAAGGTGCAAAACTACTTACGTGTCATAATTATCCCGAAATCCTTTTGCAAAGGGGTTGTGATCTATTTTCAATTGTGTGATctagaaaagaccaaaaaaaaaaaaaaaaaaaagattaatatggTCTCACCTTCTGTGTAGGTGGATTAGGTGTTTATGAATGCATCACCACTTTTTACAGGGGTCTATGGCCCACAATTTCATTAGGGAGCAAGGGAAAAATTGGAGGGAAtgaatagaaagggaaaaaagagaatgtttCATGAAAGTTATGAGGAACATGTTTAAATTAATGATGCCCAACACTAAAGGATTGCTTTCAATTAGCTCTCCCAAGTGTTCTAGGTCAGCTCACATGCACATCTTAAAAATACTTgttacaaaaagacaaatctTTAAGGGGCACTTTGAATTCATCACCAAATGTTGCCTATTTTAAGTGTTTCACCACATTTTTCAAAAGTTGGTCACTTCTGATTCACAACCTCAAGAACCCATAACTGTATCTTTAAATcagctttaatttaaaataaatgcatattttcattttttatacttccatttaagttaaaaaaaaaaaaacaccgtcACTCCTACTCGTCAAATCAACAGAAGTAAAATAAGTTTTGGCGAACTTGCAAGTGTTGAAGAGGTTCAAGTGCTAAAAAAACTCACTCCACAGCTTCCAGTAATCCGATTTATTGTACTTTTTAGATATGTGAATGTGTCTGTTCTTTTGATCGCCCAAAAAGTGacgtttgtttattttagccatcaaTTCTGagactttaattaattaattaattttagataATGCCAAAGCTGGCCAATAATAAAATGCAGGAGAAAATCTGCTTCTTCTCTAAATGGAAGAAGGActccaaaggagaaaaaaaaaaaaaaaagagtcttgggtaggggggcggggggagaaagcAAATTTAAATCTCTTCTAGTTTGAGAACTGAATTAAAATTCCCAAAAGAGACCCTACTAGAAATCCTGGGCCCCTCAAAGATGGCCCGTGTGACCCGCGATGAAGACGAATAGGAACCGTTTTCCCACCGGCAAGCTATTCAGAGAAGGTGCCCAGCAGGCCCCTAGCCCTCCTCCTAAAAGGCGCAACAGAACCAGCTGTTGCTGATGTTAGTGCCCGAACCGGGGATGGCCGGGGCTGCGGGCTGGTGCGGGGTGAAGCCGCAGCCGCCCGCCGCGCGCCCAGCCCCCAGGCCTCCTTACATCGGTGTTCTGGTAGGCGGTGACGGCGATGAACTGGGTCTCGGGGAAAGTGAATGTCTGCACGCGGCCAGGCTGGCTGGTGTCCTCCGTGCCGTCCTCGTTCACTTCGACCACATGCAGGCGGGGCTGGTACTTGTGCAAGGATTGTAAAACCACCATCTGTCCGGCGGAGAGACAAGGGGAGCGCGGGGCGGCGCGTTAGCTCGGTCAGTGTGCGCTGGGCTGGGGCCGCGGGCCGTGCCGGGGCTGGCTGGAGCCCGCCGCCCCGGCTAACTGACCGCGGGACTCGTCTTCCTGGTGACTGGCTAGCGGGGGCAGGACCAGCCCTGGTTCCTCCCCGAGCAAAGATCAGCGGAGCACCGGAGGAAAACCGAACCCGACTGCCTGGTCGTCAGGGCCTCCCGATCCGCCTAGCCCTCCTTTTAGGAGGAACAAAGATTTTTACAACCTCCGATCCTGTGGGTTTCCTTCTCGAAATCAATCGAGTATTTGTACAGTTCTTGGGAAGGTCGGGAACTTGGAaattgggcgggggggggggcaagaataACTTTATAGGAGGGTGgagataaatttttgaaaaaggctTGTTAATGAAGCAAAGAAACATATGTCCATTTTCTCATGCTGATTTAAACTAATGGACTGGATGCTAGCGAGGGacgtgtgggggtgggggggcgggaaggAGCGCTTGAGCCACTGACCTGCCCATTGTTGTTTGAAGCTCCTTTGTTGTTTGTaagttttaattttccaaaagAGATTTCTTGGCGCATCCAGTGAGCCCCCGTGTTGGGGGAATCCGGATGCATATAGACCCGATTTCCTAGAGAAAGAAATATGTTGTTTACATTATGCCCTGGGCACTGCCCAGTCCCAACTCCTCACCACGTaggacacacgcacacacacacatacacacacgcacaccttATTCCACAGTGAGGCCCATTAGCTGGGGGTTTTTTAGGCCTCGCTTTCTTCCTATTAACTGGAGATGATTAAAATAGCTTTTGCATAATCCTCCCCCTTCTTGCTGCTCAGTCTGTCCCCCTATCCCCCTCGTTTCCTTTTAGAAGTCATTGGCCGATCGTTTTAAAAGTCTCTCGAGCCAGTCCACAAAGGCTTTAATTAATCATTCTCACCTAAATAAGTGTCAGGAAAATGTGTTAATTGGAAGGACTTGCCTTGCACATTGGTGTCCGCTTTGCCGCAAGGAACCCATTTGCCTCCTTGAAACCTCCAGTGATTGGGATCCGCCAAAATCACATCCACAAAAATATTGTAATGAGCCGTGGGATCGAGACCAGAAatgttaaaacttaaaaaaggaaacatgcgCCTATTTAAATTGAGGGGGgggagaaaacaagagaaaaaaaaaaaaacacgtaaaTGTTAAAGATTAAATGCAAGAAGCGCGGCGCCAGATAGCAAAGCAAAACTTGTTCTTCCAGCGTGGATGAGCGAATGTTTGCTGGGTTAGagaaggggtggtggggggaggaaaagatgtgaGGATGAAGTCGGGGAGATCTGCGGGTTAGCTGGAGTGGGGAGTCGGCAGGTGTCACTGCCCAGGTGGAGAGTGAGGTTGGCGACCCGCACCTCCACCTGTCCTTGGTTCCGGGCGTTGATGCGTCCCTACAATTTCCCAGCTGCAGGCCCGGACTCTCCCTCTCTTTCGCCTTTCTCCGGCCCCTGACAGGTTCTCCGACCACCTTTCTAGAGCGGAAACCCCCTTACCAACACCACCGCGGCGGTTATACCTTCCACTTTCCCTTTTTCCAAAACCAGCCAACTCCAGGGCGCACCAGAGCGCCTTCCACTCCGCTCCCGACCCCAAAACATCGTTACCGGGATTAGTCACAACCCGGCGCACTTGCCCCCGGGCCGCGCCTGGAGCAGCGACTGCCAAGAATGTAGCATTACCTTCCCTGTTTGGTGATGATCATCTCCGTTTGGTGGCGGTGAAATTTCAGCCAGAGGGGCCTGTTGCACAGGTACACCTGCGCTTTGCCGGGTACCAGTCCAGGCTGCGTGGAAGAGAACTGGTAGAACGGGGCTCCTTGGTAGGAGTGGCTGTACTGCTGTGGGTAGGGGTAGCCGGCCGCGGGGTAGCCCTGCGGTGAGGAGTTGGACAGGAGGCTGTTGTAGGCTCCGTTGGTGATGACCGGGTGGTGGGCCATGTAGCGGCTGGGACTGCCGATGGAGAAGGCGGGGTGCGCCGGTCCGTGCTGGCCGGGGTACGGGAACATGGCACTGGGAGCAGTGGCCGCAGACTGTGGCTGGCTGGACTGAGAGAGGAGGTAGCGATCTGCAGCAGAGCCATCGAAACTGTGACGAAGCTCAGAGACCCCGTCCAAGACAGGAGAGAGTTTACTTCTCTGGACGTCCCCTGGTGAGTCCTTGGAGTCAGGAAAATTGTCTGTATCTGACTGATTCGTCATCCCCCtggtaatttttttcaaaggtgAACTTCTCTCCAGGTTGTCAGTGGTCGAGATAATGGGATGATCGTGCAAGACAAGCTCAGATCCGCCTGAATGTGGGTAGCTGCTGCTCACATTGAGAAATTTCTTGGAGAGCATGATAGAAGGAGAAAGGCAGTGCTCCAGCTGCATAGCTCTAGAACCTGAACACTCGCCCTCCTGTCCCTGGTTTTTAAAGTCCTATTTATCATAAACTAGAAATCCACAGACCCCCTCACTAGACAGAAAGCACTTCAACCAGCAAATGCTTCTCAAAggtttgatttacttttttttttttccctgggagAAGAGATTGGCCAATTGACACTATGCAGCAATCAGAAAAGGCTCACTTTTGATCTTGCTGCTTGTGCAGCCGATGAAACGGCTCCTGCCATTGGTTAACTGCTGACAGTAATTTAATTAGATAGACATTAATTAGGATAATCACCTGGCTCCTGGTCGCGACGATCATGGCAAATTGAAGGGGATGATTTTATTGTTGGCTTGGGGGATGGGGAATGTGTGTTGGCTTTACGTGAGCACTGTTGTGTCACCTTTAAGCTTTGTGACCACTGCTTTAGGAAGATTCAAAGATGTGCAATTTACTAAACATTTTCCtaccttccccccacctccctcctctcgAGCCGAGGGGCGGAGGAGGGAATTCGATGATGCTAGGAGACTTTTCGGATCTGAATGAGCCAAATATTCAGTTGAATGTAACGATTTCAAGTGCAAAGTATACAAAGCGCGAGCCGGTGGCCTCTTCTCGCCCTGTAAAAGTTCCAGAGTCTGTCTTTTCCAGTTAATACAGAAGCACATAACACCTGAGCCAGTCCTTTGTGAGCAGGTCCTGCGTGTCCTCCGCGAACCGCCCCCCACCACGCACACCTTTTTaactacatacataaataaataaatcactgctGCCGAGAGCCACGGCGATGAAAGTGAgcgggagtggggtggggggagagcagTGGGGGCGAAAAGCTGCaactcatccacccatccacccacctcgGGAAGGTTCATTTTCTTGCTTGAGCACAGAAACAGTAACAATCCATGATCAcctttttaagttttgaaataatCATAAGCTGTCGGGCTGAAGTGCCTTAATGTATTTGCAGTGATGTTTACGAGgtctttcctaaatattttatcagcGAGCTTGGTTGCCGATTATCTGAAGAGCATCTAACTGGGGGCAGGCGCCATGCATGCC
Above is a genomic segment from Mustela lutreola isolate mMusLut2 chromosome 3, mMusLut2.pri, whole genome shotgun sequence containing:
- the TBR1 gene encoding T-box brain protein 1; amino-acid sequence: MQLEHCLSPSIMLSKKFLNVSSSYPHSGGSELVLHDHPIISTTDNLERSSPLKKITRGMTNQSDTDNFPDSKDSPGDVQRSKLSPVLDGVSELRHSFDGSAADRYLLSQSSQPQSAATAPSAMFPYPGQHGPAHPAFSIGSPSRYMAHHPVITNGAYNSLLSNSSPQGYPAAGYPYPQQYSHSYQGAPFYQFSSTQPGLVPGKAQVYLCNRPLWLKFHRHQTEMIITKQGRRMFPFLSFNISGLDPTAHYNIFVDVILADPNHWRFQGGKWVPCGKADTNVQGNRVYMHPDSPNTGAHWMRQEISFGKLKLTNNKGASNNNGQMVVLQSLHKYQPRLHVVEVNEDGTEDTSQPGRVQTFTFPETQFIAVTAYQNTDITQLKIDHNPFAKGFRDNYDTIYTGCDMDRLTPSPNDSPRSQIVPGARYAMAGSFLQDQFVSNYAKARFHPGAGAGPGPGTDRSVPHTNGLLSPQQAEDPGAPSPQRWFVTPANNRLDFAASAYDTATDFAGNAATLLSYAAAGVKALPLQAAGCTGRPLGYYADPSGWGARSPPQYCGAKSGSVLPCWPNSAAAAARMAGANPYLGEEAEGLAAERSPLPPGAAEDAKPKDLSDSSWIETPSSIKSIDSSDSGIYEQAKRRRISPADTPVSESSSPLKSEVLAQRDCEKNCAKDIGGYYGFYSHS